The Thalassophryne amazonica chromosome 6, fThaAma1.1, whole genome shotgun sequence genome includes a region encoding these proteins:
- the nr1d4a gene encoding nuclear receptor subfamily 1, group D, member 4a: MDHSPGGGSGVILYAGSSGSASPSPGSPSSGYQTQSPSSHSQPSSPEEFTFTEIGAVKQRSAGGTTSSSKLVFQFPEVYSGPPASATPQHSYTHPIAGKRPSGFPGTFTKTGGMVLLCKVCGDIASGFHYGVHACEGCKGFFRRSIQQNINYKMCVKNENCLIMRMNRNRCQHCRFKKCLSVGMSRDAVRFGRIPKREKQRLLDEMQSYMNSLNESATVDMDSVKDSNSSPEGGKSKEAVGTISRAYHDIFTSNSNSQERSAKKTNINNNMSSFPQDVNYPKASSQTISTQNYPSCSVASPVLCPVAQNDNQPTFHNVDNSHYGYFLSSNQNHIQTNGAAPQMGISTNDNIYHSVGTAPNQPSCPWKLAPGAKVLACPLNAYPVSGAERTSQKIWEAFSQCFTPAVKEVVEFAKGIPGFQDLSQQDQVMLLKSGTFQVLMVRFCSLFNAEERTVTFLNGQSYPLATLRAMGMGSLLDAMFDFSEKLGSLGLEPDEMALFMAVVLVSADHCGIADMQAVEQLQESLIRALRSLITRRCPDDTALFPKLLLCLPDLRTLNNLHSDKLLAFHIDP, from the exons GAGGTTCAGGGGTGATCCTGTATGCGGGCTCCTCTGGCAGTGCCAGTCCCAGCCCTGGCAGCCCATCCAGTGGTTATCAGACCCAGTCCCCATCTTCCCACTCCCAGCCCTCATCACCAGAAGAATTTACCTTCACAGAGATTGGCGCAGTGAAACAGAGGTCGGCAGGAGGCACCACCTCATCATCCAAACTGGTGTTTCAGTTCCCAGAGGTCTACAGCGGCCCACCAGCATCAGCCACTCCCCAGCACAGCTACACACACCCCATCGCAGGAAAGAGGCCAAGTGGGTTTCCTGGAACTTTCACCA AAACAGGTGGAATGGTCCttctgtgcaaagtctgtggtgaCATTGCATCTGGTTTCCACTATGGAGTGCATGCATGTGAAGGCTGCAAG GGATTTTTCCGTCGcagcatccagcagaacatcaactACAAGATGTGCGTGAAGAATGAGAACTGCTTGATTATGCGCATGAACCGCAACCGATGCCAGCACTGCCGCTTCAAGAAATGCCTCTCTGTTGGCATGTCGAGAGATG CTGTGCGTTTTGGTCGCATCCCAAAGAGAGAGAAGCAGCGACTTCTGGATGAGATGCAGAGCTACATGAACAGCCTAAATGAGTCGGCCACCGTGGACATGGATTCGGTGAAAGACAGTAACTCTAGCCCAGAAGGTGGTAAATCAAAAGAAGCCGTTGGGACCATCTCCAGAGCATACCACGATATATTCACCAGCAACAGCAACAGCCAGGAGAGATCAGCCAAGAAGACTAATATCAACAATAATATGTCTTCTTTTCCTCAGGATGTCAATTATCCCAAAGcctcctctcaaaccatttcaacCCAAAATTATCCATCTTGCTCTGTTGCCTCTCCTGTTCTGTGCCCAGTTGCTCAAAATGACAACCAACCAACATTCCATAATGTTGACAACAGCCATTATGGATATTTCTTAtcatcaaatcaaaatcacatcCAGACTAATGGTGCAGCACCTCAAATGGGCATTTCTACAAATGATAACATTTATCACAGTGTGGGAACTGCTCCAAATCAGCCGTCCTGTCCATGGAAACTAGCTCCTGGCGCTAAAGTGTTG GCCTGTCCTCTCAATGCATACCCTGTATCAGGGGCAGAGCGCACAAGTCAGAAAATATGGGAAGCCTTCTCTCAGTGTTTCACTCCTGCGGTCAAGGAAGTTGTAGAATTTGCCAAAGGAATCCCAGGATTTCAAGACCTTAGCCAACAAGACCAGGTGATGCTGCTCAAATCAGGCACTTTCCAG GTTCTGATGGTGAGGTTCTGCAGCTTGTTTAATGCTGAAGAGCGTACTGTGACCTTCCTGAATGGTCAGAGTTATCCCTTAGCCACTCTGCGAGCCATGGGCATGGGTTCCCTGCTGGATGCCATGTTCGACTTCAGTGAGAAGTTGGGCTCCTTGGGCCTAGAGCCTGATGAAATGGCTCTTTTCATGGCTGTGGTACTGGTCTCTGCAG ACCACTGTGGCATTGCTGACATGCAGGCTGTAGAGCAACTCCAGGAGAGTCTGATCCGTGCCCTGCGGTCACTGATCACCCGCCGTTGCCCAGACGACACTGCGCTCTTCCCTAAACTCCTCCTGTGTCTGCCAGACCTCCGTACTCTCAATAATTTGCATTCCGACAAACTGTTGGCCTTCCACATTGACCCCTGA
- the mfsd5 gene encoding molybdate-anion transporter, with product MFDTMLVTSYLAFIFLLVLCVGLELTSRRLTPPQTAPSAVANPVFRRFQRVFLRAYLLALWADWLQGPYLYKLYRDYTFLESQIAILYVCGLASCILFAPVAGWLPQVLGRRQTCLLFCLSYSACCLTKLSQDYFVLIVGRILGGLSTSLLSTTFEAWYVHQHIDIHDFPKEWIPSTFSKAATWNHGLAVAAGLAANLLAEWLHLGPVAPFLLAVPFLASCGWVVLTDWGREEAEGGLEGNKQTPVLGVPNASQARMSAKARFSRSCHDGLRCLLSDRRVMLLGGVQALFESALYIFVFLWTPVLDPHGPPLGIVFSCLMAASMVGSLLYRLATSTRYHLQPGHVLCVAVLMAFFSFFMLTFSTTPGQPRPHESFLAFLLLELACGLYFPAVSFLQGRVIPEDKRAGVLAWFRVPLHLLACLGLLALHGEVSGTGGGEGGSGTRHMFGGCAVMMLAALLAVVSLFTLGRNDTDLRLESDIE from the coding sequence ATGTTTGACACCATGTTGGTGACGTCATATCTGGCCTTCATTTTCCTGTTAGTCCTGTGTGTTGGCCTTGAGCTCACATCTCGTCGCCTCACTCCTCCTCAGACGGCTCCTTCTGCTGTAGCCAACCCAGTCTTCCGTCGCTTCCAGCGTGTATTCCTCCGGGCATACCTGTTGGCTCTGTGGGCAGACTGGCTCCAGGGTCCTTACCTCTATAAGTTGTACCGTGACTACACTTTTCTGGAATCCCAAATAGCCATCTTGTACGTGTGTGGCCTGGCCTCCTGTATTCTGTTTGCTCCTGTTGCTGGTTGGCTTCCTCAGGTTCTGGGTCGCAGACAAACGTGTCTTCTCTTCTGCCTATCCTACTCCGCATGTTGCCTCACCAAGCTGTCACAAGACTATTTTGTTTTGATTGTGGGCCGTATTCTGGGAGGTTTGTCCACATCCCTACTCTCCACCACATTTGAAGCCTGGTACGTGCATCAACATATAGATATCCATGATTTTCCCAAGGAGTGGATTCCTAGCACCTTTTCAAAAGCTGCTACCTGGAACCACGGGCTTGCTGTTGCAGCAGGGTTGGCGGCTAACCTGTTGGCTGAGTGGCTCCACCTGGGACCTGTGGCACCCTTTCTTTTAGCTGTACCCTTCCTGGCAAGCTGTGGATGGGTGGTGCTTACAGACTGGGGTAGGGAAGAGGCTGAGGGAGGCCTTGAAGGGAATAAACAGACACCCGTCCTTGGAGTCCCAAATGCATCACAGGCCCGTATGTCTGCCAAGGCCCGGTTCTCACGGAGCTGCCACGACGGGCTGCGCTGCCTGCTGTCAGACAGGAGAGTTATGCTGTTAGGTGGAGTGCAGGCTTTGTTTGAAAGTGCCCTCTATATATTTGTGTTCTTGTGGACTCCAGTACTGGACCCTCATGGACCTCCTTTAGGAATTGTGTTCTCTTGTTTAATGGCTGCTAGCATGGTGGGCTCCTTACTGTACCGCCTAGCCACCTCCACACGTTACCACTTGCAGCCCGGCCATGTGCTGTGCGTGGCAGTGTTGATggccttcttctccttcttcatGCTGACTTTCTCCACGACCCCAGGACAGCCTAGACCTCATGAGTCTTTCCTGGCCTTTCTGCTGCTGGAGCTGGCCTGTGGCCTCTACTTTCCCGCAGTCAGCTTTCTTCAGGGCAGGGTGATCCCAGAGGACAAGCGGGCCGGTGTGTTGGCCTGGTTCCGGGTGCCTCTGCACCTACTGGCCTGCTTGGGACTGCTCGCACTCCACGGGGAAGTATCAGGAACAGGTGGAGGAGAGGGGGGCAGCGGTACCAGACACATGTTTGGGGGCTGTGCAGtcatgatgctggcagctctgctggctGTGGTCAGTCTGTTCACGCTGGGCAGAAATGACACAGACCTGAGACTAGAGAGCGACATAGAATGA